A single region of the Saprospiraceae bacterium genome encodes:
- the carB gene encoding carbamoyl-phosphate synthase large subunit → MPKDSSIKSVLIIGSGPIIIGQACEFDYSGTQASRSLREEGIEVTLINSNPATIMTDPVTADHIYLLPLTPESIEQILQERQIDAVLPTMGGQTALNLAIEVGKRGIWEKYNTRMIGVDLDAIELTENREAFREHMVKIGLAVAPSYIANSFLEGKDAAQKIGYPLVIRPSYTLGGTGGSFVHSKDEFDAALRRGLSLSPTHEVLVEKAVLGWKEFELELLRDANDNVVIICTVENLDPMGIHTGDSITVAPSMTLSDTAYQQMRDEAMLAMRSLGNFAGGCNIQFAQDPETEKLIVIEINPRVSRSSALASKATGYPIAKIAAKLAIGYNLDELKNQITKTTSAYFEPALDYVIVKMPRWDFAKFPGADHQLGLQMKSVGEVMGIGRSFLEALQKACQSLEIGRMGLGADKKEWIRTTDVLERLEKVSDDRLFRLKDALRLGVPEKTVQKLTRIDPWFIKQLKRLVKVEQKLLRYNVAEDIHEDFFREIKEMGYSDAQIAWLLRIEEKEVTQQRKKLGIRRTYKMVDTCAAEFPADTPYFYSTFDKENESIPSDKKKIIVLGSGPNRIGQGIEFDYCCVHGLLAIKEAGYESIMINCNPETVSTDFDIADKLYFEPVFWEHIEEIIELEKPEGVIVQLGGQTALKLAEKFHQNGIKIIGTSFENMDLAEDRGAFSDLLKELEIPYPRYGVANDTDEAIKIAAAVSYPVLVRPSYVLGGQRMRIVINDEELERHVLSIFKHLPDNKVLIDQFLERAKEAEIDAICDGEQVHIMGIMEHIEPAGIHSGDSAAVLPTYSLSVDAVAHMVEYTEKLAKALDIRGLINIQFAIKDDKVYVIEANPRASRTTPFIAKAYKVPYLKIATMVMMGTHKLSDFDIKPQPSGFAIKVPVFSFDKFPNVDKNLGPEMKSTGEAIRFIKDLSDPFFRELDSQRYMYLAR, encoded by the coding sequence ATGCCCAAAGATTCTTCCATTAAATCAGTTCTTATCATTGGTAGCGGCCCGATCATTATTGGTCAGGCCTGTGAGTTTGATTATTCAGGTACCCAAGCTTCTCGGTCCCTTCGGGAGGAAGGCATTGAGGTTACCTTGATCAATTCCAACCCCGCTACCATCATGACCGATCCGGTTACAGCCGATCATATTTACCTGTTGCCATTGACCCCTGAAAGTATCGAACAGATACTTCAAGAACGTCAGATTGATGCTGTCTTGCCCACCATGGGAGGGCAAACTGCACTCAACCTAGCCATTGAAGTTGGCAAACGTGGAATATGGGAAAAATACAACACCAGGATGATTGGTGTTGATCTGGACGCCATAGAATTGACAGAAAACAGAGAAGCTTTTCGCGAGCATATGGTCAAAATTGGATTAGCAGTTGCCCCTTCCTATATTGCTAATTCCTTTTTGGAAGGTAAAGACGCCGCTCAAAAGATTGGTTATCCATTAGTGATCCGACCTTCTTACACCCTGGGTGGTACGGGTGGAAGTTTTGTTCACAGCAAGGACGAGTTTGACGCTGCCCTACGAAGGGGCCTAAGCCTATCCCCTACCCATGAGGTGCTGGTGGAAAAGGCGGTGCTGGGATGGAAGGAGTTCGAGCTGGAATTGTTGCGAGACGCCAATGACAATGTGGTCATCATCTGTACGGTCGAAAACCTTGATCCTATGGGTATCCATACAGGTGACAGCATCACTGTTGCGCCATCTATGACCCTTTCGGATACGGCTTACCAGCAGATGCGGGATGAGGCCATGCTGGCGATGCGGTCTTTAGGCAATTTTGCAGGCGGCTGTAACATTCAATTTGCCCAGGATCCGGAGACAGAAAAACTGATTGTTATAGAAATCAACCCCAGGGTGTCGCGATCCTCTGCGTTGGCCAGTAAAGCAACGGGGTATCCCATTGCTAAGATAGCAGCAAAGCTAGCCATTGGTTATAATTTGGACGAATTAAAAAACCAGATTACCAAAACCACCTCAGCTTATTTTGAGCCTGCGCTTGACTACGTCATTGTCAAGATGCCACGTTGGGATTTTGCCAAATTCCCGGGTGCGGATCATCAGCTAGGTTTGCAAATGAAATCTGTGGGCGAGGTCATGGGCATTGGGCGTTCCTTTCTGGAGGCCCTACAAAAAGCTTGTCAATCGCTGGAAATTGGCCGTATGGGCTTGGGGGCAGATAAAAAGGAGTGGATTCGCACCACGGATGTATTGGAGCGATTAGAAAAAGTAAGTGATGACCGGCTTTTCCGATTGAAAGATGCCCTTCGTTTGGGGGTTCCCGAAAAGACCGTTCAGAAACTAACCAGAATCGACCCCTGGTTTATTAAGCAACTCAAACGCCTGGTAAAAGTGGAGCAAAAACTCCTGCGCTACAATGTAGCTGAAGATATTCACGAGGATTTCTTTCGAGAAATAAAAGAGATGGGATATTCTGATGCGCAGATTGCCTGGCTATTGCGGATTGAAGAAAAAGAGGTCACCCAGCAACGCAAAAAGCTGGGAATTCGCCGTACCTATAAAATGGTAGATACTTGCGCCGCCGAATTTCCTGCCGATACACCTTATTTTTATTCTACCTTCGATAAAGAAAATGAAAGCATTCCAAGCGATAAGAAAAAAATCATTGTGCTGGGATCTGGTCCGAATCGGATTGGCCAGGGGATTGAGTTTGATTATTGCTGTGTGCATGGGCTACTAGCCATCAAAGAGGCTGGATACGAGTCTATTATGATTAATTGTAACCCCGAAACGGTATCTACCGATTTTGACATTGCGGATAAACTTTATTTTGAACCTGTATTCTGGGAACATATAGAAGAAATCATTGAACTGGAAAAGCCAGAAGGTGTCATCGTTCAATTGGGTGGTCAAACGGCGCTAAAACTGGCCGAGAAATTCCATCAAAACGGTATTAAAATCATAGGTACCAGCTTTGAAAACATGGATCTGGCCGAAGACAGGGGTGCTTTTTCTGACTTGCTTAAGGAGTTGGAAATTCCCTACCCACGCTATGGGGTTGCCAATGATACGGATGAAGCGATTAAGATTGCAGCAGCGGTATCTTATCCAGTATTGGTGCGCCCGTCTTATGTGTTGGGTGGACAAAGGATGCGGATCGTTATTAACGATGAAGAACTGGAACGGCATGTATTGAGTATTTTTAAACATTTGCCCGACAACAAAGTCTTGATTGATCAATTCCTGGAACGAGCCAAGGAGGCGGAAATAGATGCGATCTGTGATGGCGAACAAGTCCATATCATGGGTATCATGGAGCATATCGAACCGGCCGGTATCCACTCTGGCGATAGTGCCGCCGTACTGCCGACCTATAGCCTTAGTGTCGATGCCGTAGCACACATGGTGGAATATACGGAAAAACTAGCCAAGGCACTTGATATCCGAGGGCTGATCAATATCCAATTTGCCATAAAGGACGACAAGGTTTATGTTATTGAAGCTAATCCGAGGGCTTCACGCACAACACCTTTCATCGCCAAAGCGTATAAAGTTCCCTATCTCAAAATTGCCACGATGGTCATGATGGGTACCCATAAGCTTAGCGATTTCGATATCAAACCACAGCCTAGCGGCTTTGCCATCAAGGTGCCAGTTTTCTCTTTCGATAAATTCCCAAATGTGGATAAAAACCTGGGCCCTGAAATGAAATCAACGGGCGAGGCCATCCGCTTTATCAAAGATTTGTCTGATCCTTTCTTTAGGGAGTTGGATAGTCAGCGGTATATGTACCTGGCGAGGTAG